One Paracidovorax avenae ATCC 19860 genomic region harbors:
- a CDS encoding NAD(P)/FAD-dependent oxidoreductase, with protein MKLDSYWLDSLPPLATPTPGLPARVDVAIVGAGFTGLSAAHALARQGASVVVLEAGETVAPEASGRNGGHVNNGLAVDYADVAARVGVEQARAWYHAYDAAVDTVARLVREEAIDCDFLRHGKLKLATRPQHLDALRRSAERLVADGVDTDVEVLDAARVAAEVQSDRFVGGLLYKRSGQMHMGRFALGLARAAVRHGAQIHLGTRVDRLERLQGQAHRLHTARGPVEAKQVLLATGASRHGSYGTFGWLRRRIVPIGSFIVVTEPLGAERAQALLAGRRTYVTIANIHHYFRLMADHRLVFGGRAKFAVSSPQQDAASGEILRRGLAETFPQLGQVRIDHCWGGLVDMTQDRLPHAGERDGVFHSMGYSGHGTQMSVHMGQCMAEVMAGNAAANPWRGREWPAIPGHFGPPWFLPAVGLYYRLKDRLG; from the coding sequence ATGAAGCTCGATTCCTACTGGCTCGATTCGCTGCCGCCGCTGGCGACGCCCACGCCCGGCCTGCCTGCGCGGGTGGACGTGGCCATCGTGGGCGCGGGCTTCACGGGGCTGTCCGCGGCCCATGCCCTGGCCCGGCAGGGCGCCAGCGTGGTGGTGCTGGAAGCGGGCGAGACCGTGGCGCCGGAGGCGTCGGGCCGCAATGGCGGCCACGTGAACAACGGGCTGGCCGTGGACTATGCCGACGTGGCCGCACGCGTCGGCGTGGAGCAGGCGCGCGCCTGGTACCACGCCTACGATGCCGCGGTGGACACGGTGGCGCGGCTGGTGCGCGAAGAGGCCATCGATTGCGACTTCCTGCGGCACGGCAAGCTCAAGCTCGCCACCCGGCCGCAGCACCTGGACGCGCTGCGGCGCAGCGCCGAGAGGCTCGTCGCCGACGGCGTCGATACCGATGTCGAGGTGCTCGACGCGGCCCGCGTTGCCGCGGAAGTGCAGAGCGACCGCTTCGTCGGCGGCCTGCTCTACAAGCGCAGTGGCCAGATGCACATGGGGCGCTTCGCGCTGGGCCTGGCCCGCGCCGCGGTGCGCCACGGCGCGCAGATCCACCTGGGCACCCGCGTGGACCGCCTCGAGCGGCTGCAGGGCCAGGCCCACCGCCTGCACACGGCCCGCGGCCCGGTCGAGGCGAAGCAGGTGCTGCTGGCCACCGGCGCCTCGCGCCATGGCAGCTATGGCACGTTCGGCTGGCTGCGCCGGCGCATCGTGCCGATCGGCAGCTTCATCGTGGTGACGGAGCCGCTGGGCGCAGAGCGCGCGCAGGCCCTGCTGGCCGGCCGCCGCACCTACGTGACGATTGCCAATATCCATCATTACTTCCGCCTCATGGCAGACCACCGCCTGGTGTTCGGCGGGCGCGCGAAATTCGCGGTCTCCAGTCCCCAGCAGGATGCGGCCAGCGGCGAGATCCTGCGGCGGGGGCTCGCCGAGACCTTTCCGCAACTCGGGCAGGTACGCATCGACCACTGCTGGGGCGGACTCGTGGACATGACGCAGGACCGCCTGCCCCATGCCGGCGAGCGCGACGGTGTCTTCCACTCGATGGGCTACAGCGGGCACGGCACGCAGATGTCCGTCCACATGGGGCAATGCATGGCCGAGGTGATGGCCGGCAATGCCGCGGCCAACCCGTGGCGCGGCCGCGAATGGCCGGCCATT
- a CDS encoding haloacid dehalogenase type II has protein sequence MTFRPKYITFDCYGTLTRFRMGEMAREMFADRVPADRMEQFVADFTAYRFDEVLGDWQPYEQVLKNAIRRLCRKWNLQYFDHEAQRYYDAVPTWGPHADVPAGLARVAREIPLVILSNASDDQIHRNVDMLGAPFHRVYTAQMAQAYKPRLKAFEFMFDSLGCNPEDVLHVSSSLRYDLMSADDIGIVNKVFVNRGHGPGNPAYRYTEIQDIGGLAGVVGL, from the coding sequence ATGACTTTCCGTCCCAAGTACATCACCTTCGACTGCTACGGCACGCTCACGCGTTTCCGCATGGGGGAGATGGCCCGCGAGATGTTCGCCGATCGCGTGCCTGCCGACCGCATGGAGCAGTTCGTCGCCGATTTCACGGCCTACCGTTTCGACGAGGTGCTGGGCGACTGGCAGCCCTACGAGCAGGTACTGAAGAACGCGATCCGCCGGCTGTGCAGGAAATGGAACCTCCAGTATTTCGACCACGAGGCCCAGCGCTACTATGACGCCGTGCCGACCTGGGGACCGCATGCCGACGTGCCCGCCGGCCTCGCCAGGGTGGCCAGGGAGATTCCGCTCGTGATCCTCTCCAATGCCTCGGACGACCAGATCCACCGCAACGTGGACATGCTGGGCGCGCCGTTCCACCGCGTCTATACCGCGCAGATGGCGCAGGCCTACAAGCCGCGCCTGAAGGCGTTCGAGTTCATGTTCGATTCGCTGGGCTGCAATCCCGAGGATGTGCTGCACGTGTCGTCCAGCCTGCGTTACGACCTGATGTCGGCCGACGACATCGGCATCGTGAACAAGGTGTTCGTGAACCGCGGCCATGGCCCGGGCAACCCGGCCTACCGCTACACCGAGATCCAGGATATCGGCGGCCTGGCCGGCGTCGTCGGTCTCTGA
- a CDS encoding GNAT family N-acetyltransferase: MLSTPSLAAGPVADDGVLIRPMTEADLTQAHALSAELRWPHRPSDWAQMFAHAQGLVAERDGQIVATAQRWLWGERHACIGLVIVTPACQGRRIGHRLMNALLEGMEDRTVLLHATAEGRGLYERLGFIRTGEIRQHQGTALSTPLIALEPGWRLRPAGLNEAGALRRLDAEARGMPRDALVDDLAATAEACVVLVDQDATPRGFAMLRRFGRGHAIGPVVAPDAQGAKALIAHLAGLNAGHFTRIDIDWASGLAEWLESIGLLRVDAPTTMVRGTPLEAPPEGGAHLFAIVTQAVG; the protein is encoded by the coding sequence ATGCTTTCCACCCCTTCGCTCGCCGCCGGCCCCGTCGCCGACGATGGCGTGCTGATCCGCCCCATGACCGAGGCCGACCTCACCCAGGCGCATGCGCTGTCGGCGGAACTGCGCTGGCCGCACCGCCCCAGCGACTGGGCACAGATGTTCGCGCACGCGCAGGGCCTGGTGGCCGAACGCGACGGGCAGATCGTCGCCACCGCGCAGCGCTGGCTCTGGGGCGAACGGCATGCCTGCATCGGCCTGGTGATCGTCACGCCGGCCTGCCAGGGCCGCCGCATCGGCCACCGCCTCATGAATGCGCTGCTCGAAGGAATGGAGGACCGCACCGTCCTGCTGCACGCCACGGCCGAGGGCCGGGGACTCTACGAACGCCTGGGCTTTATCCGCACCGGCGAGATCCGCCAGCACCAGGGCACGGCCCTGTCCACGCCGCTGATCGCGCTGGAGCCGGGCTGGCGCCTGCGCCCTGCCGGCCTCAACGAGGCCGGGGCCCTGCGGCGCCTGGATGCCGAGGCGCGCGGCATGCCGCGCGACGCACTGGTCGATGACCTCGCGGCCACGGCCGAAGCCTGCGTCGTGCTGGTGGACCAGGACGCCACGCCGCGCGGCTTCGCCATGCTGCGCCGCTTCGGCCGCGGCCACGCCATCGGCCCCGTGGTGGCGCCGGACGCCCAGGGCGCGAAAGCCCTCATCGCACACCTCGCGGGCCTGAACGCGGGCCATTTCACGCGCATCGACATCGACTGGGCCAGCGGCCTCGCCGAATGGCTGGAGAGCATCGGCCTGCTCCGGGTGGACGCCCCCACCACCATGGTGCGCGGCACCCCGCTGGAGGCGCCGCCGGAGGGCGGCGCGCACCTCTTCGCGATCGTGACGCAGGCGGTCGGCTGA